One window from the genome of Anser cygnoides isolate HZ-2024a breed goose chromosome 8, Taihu_goose_T2T_genome, whole genome shotgun sequence encodes:
- the LDLRAD1 gene encoding low-density lipoprotein receptor class A domain-containing protein 1: protein MNKTHPQRNGDVAPFDPAKSFSEERGCCRPRGACLRCPPRCVCVTVLVLLLLAATAAIVGLAVALGLPPRSPANRLCAASNNRTGFLCDDGVTCIPASQVCDGTANCRDGEDEQEKLCGDLPRSLPAYLVFRCGNPAHWVYADKRCNGMNDCGDCSDEMGSLATCPPCGSAWWSCSPVFYEYCACVPRSLCRDGVQHCTSWSDEYLCTP, encoded by the exons ATGAACAAAACTCATCCCCAG AGGAATGGTGATGTAGCTCCTTTTGATCCAGCAAAGtccttctctgaagaaagaG GCTGCTGCCGGCCGCGTGGGGCCTGCCTGCGCTGCCCGCCGAGATGTGTCTGTGTCAccgtgctggtgctgctcctcctggctgccacGGCGGCCATCGTGGGCCTGGCAGTGGCGCTGGGGCTCCCACCACGCTCCCCAG CGAACCGCCTCTGTGCAGCCTCCAATAACCGGACAGGCTTCTTGTGTGACGACGGAGTGACTTGCATCCCAGCCAGCCAGGTCTGTGACGGAACCGCCAACTGCAGAGACGGAGAGGATGAGCAGGAGAAACTCTGTG GCGAcctgccccgcagcctcccGGCCTACCTGGTTTTCCGCTGCGGTAACCCTGCGCACTGGGTCTATGCCGACAAGAGGTGCAACGGGATGAACGACTGCGGGGACTGCTCCGACGAGATGGGGAGCT TGGCCACCTGCCCTCCGTGCGGGTCAGCGtggtggagctgcagccccgtgTTCTACGAGTACTGCGCCTGCGTGCCCAGGTCGCTGTGCCGCGACGGCGTCCAGCATTGCACCAGCTGGTCCGACGAGTACCTCTGCACACCGTGA